In Bubalus bubalis isolate 160015118507 breed Murrah chromosome 3, NDDB_SH_1, whole genome shotgun sequence, a genomic segment contains:
- the LOC102389589 gene encoding C-C motif chemokine 14, with amino-acid sequence MKVSTAAVSFLLLLSITVALGSKNGSSFRGPYHPAECCLTYVSRPVPRQRVSSYYETSSQCSKPGIIFITKKGNYICANPRDGWVQDYIKELEE; translated from the exons ATGAAGGTCTCCACAGCAGccgtctccttcctcctcctcctcagcatCACTGTGGCCCTTGGGTCCAAGAATGGATCGTCTTTCA GAGGACCTTACCACCCCGCCGAGTGCTGCCTCACCTATGTGAGCCGGCCAGTCCCCCGGCAGCGTGTTTCAAGCTATTATGAGACCAGCAGCCAGTGCTCCAAGCCTGGAATCAT CTTCATCACCAAGAAGGGCAATTACATCTGTGCAAACCCCCGTGATGGCTGGGTCCAGGACTATATCAAGGAACTGGAGGAGTGA